The following are from one region of the Fibrobacterota bacterium genome:
- a CDS encoding class I SAM-dependent methyltransferase, whose product MQKRGGRGLPRRDGQGNGKPGGRFGNTGGQTGKVDSWTGKPEARSSKSEGRSGKPGGQPGKPANRFGKAPAIRPSKVVLGQLLARYGVHLRPPTLDKLWAYHQLLREHNHDQDLTRLIGFDTIAQRHYADCMILHGLMQGRWPSPLVDVGTGAGFPGLMIKLMSPSTRMVLAEPRPRRVQFLELAIRELGLTDISVFGHKVTSRSLTQPFAATITRAFETVEKTLPRFGSCLGLGGKAIFMKGPKAAEEVAAFQSDEYKIIRNHAYRIPNTQQDRVLLILERIKLTDGKGSAYDETQERDVAPADPEDG is encoded by the coding sequence ATGCAGAAGCGCGGAGGACGGGGATTGCCGCGCCGGGACGGCCAGGGCAATGGGAAACCCGGCGGCCGTTTCGGCAATACCGGTGGCCAGACGGGAAAGGTGGATAGCTGGACGGGCAAACCCGAAGCCCGGTCAAGCAAATCCGAGGGTCGCTCGGGCAAGCCTGGAGGACAGCCAGGCAAGCCTGCCAACCGCTTCGGCAAAGCGCCTGCCATCAGGCCCTCCAAGGTGGTCTTGGGGCAATTGCTGGCCCGGTACGGGGTCCACTTGCGTCCGCCGACCTTGGACAAGCTTTGGGCCTATCATCAGCTGCTTCGCGAGCATAACCATGATCAAGACCTCACCCGCCTGATCGGCTTCGATACCATCGCGCAAAGGCACTACGCCGATTGCATGATCCTCCACGGCCTGATGCAGGGCCGTTGGCCCTCCCCCTTGGTCGACGTGGGAACCGGCGCCGGCTTCCCCGGCCTCATGATCAAACTCATGTCCCCGTCCACGCGCATGGTCCTGGCGGAACCGCGGCCCCGGCGCGTCCAGTTCCTGGAGCTCGCTATCCGTGAATTGGGCCTTACGGATATTTCGGTGTTCGGCCATAAGGTGACCTCCCGCAGCCTGACCCAACCTTTCGCGGCAACCATCACGCGCGCCTTCGAGACGGTGGAGAAGACCTTGCCGCGCTTCGGCAGTTGCCTGGGCCTGGGAGGCAAGGCCATTTTCATGAAGGGCCCGAAGGCGGCCGAGGAAGTCGCCGCCTTCCAGAGCGACGAATACAAGATCATCCGCAACCATGCTTACCGGATCCCCAATACCCAACAGGATCGGGTCCTGTTGATCCTGGAACGGATCAAGCTGACCGATGGAAAAGGATCCGCCTACGATGAGACCCAGGAACGGGACGTGGCCCCCGCCGATCCGGAAGATGGCTGA
- a CDS encoding pseudouridine synthase gives MAKKNPGLAGLLTAQGFGTRKDCARLIRSGQVALGRPMGDPPPGPMGSEPAGPMRWEGISDPEAVIDAAGLWFRVGNLELPFRESLYLAFHKPADCECSHAPGHHRSVFSFFPEPILRRGLEAVGRLDADTTGLLLLSDSGEFIHHLTSPKRHVAKTYQVDLKHPVKPDQIQKLTAGVELRDDVEPTRPAQVVMDGEKRCRITLTEGRYHQVKRMFGAVGNRVEAIHRIAIGPVPLDGNLAPGAWRFLSEEEVEGLLRPPGNTSAGTEGPA, from the coding sequence ATGGCCAAGAAAAATCCCGGCCTGGCGGGCCTGCTGACCGCGCAAGGGTTCGGCACACGTAAGGACTGCGCCCGCCTGATCCGATCCGGCCAGGTGGCCTTGGGGCGGCCGATGGGAGACCCTCCGCCCGGGCCTATGGGGTCCGAGCCGGCGGGTCCCATGCGTTGGGAAGGGATTTCCGACCCCGAAGCCGTGATCGATGCGGCCGGCCTCTGGTTCCGCGTCGGGAACCTGGAACTGCCTTTTCGGGAGTCCTTGTATCTCGCTTTCCACAAACCCGCCGATTGCGAATGCAGCCACGCGCCCGGACATCATCGCAGCGTCTTCTCCTTTTTCCCCGAACCTATCCTGCGGCGGGGCTTGGAAGCGGTGGGACGCCTGGACGCCGATACCACGGGTCTGCTTCTCCTGAGCGACTCGGGGGAATTCATCCATCATCTCACTTCGCCCAAGCGGCACGTGGCCAAGACTTACCAGGTGGATCTAAAGCACCCCGTTAAGCCGGATCAAATCCAAAAACTCACGGCGGGGGTGGAACTACGGGATGATGTAGAGCCGACGCGCCCCGCGCAAGTGGTGATGGATGGCGAAAAACGCTGCCGCATCACCCTCACGGAAGGGCGCTACCATCAAGTGAAGCGGATGTTCGGCGCCGTGGGCAATCGCGTGGAAGCCATTCACCGCATCGCCATCGGGCCGGTTCCCCTGGACGGAAACCTCGCGCCGGGTGCTTGGCGATTCCTTTCCGAAGAGGAAGTCGAGGGCTTGTTGCGGCCCCCCGGAAATACCAGCGCAGGCACGGAAGGACCGGCATGA
- a CDS encoding carboxypeptidase regulatory-like domain-containing protein codes for MDRGHQFPGKLFPRVAPISAALSSSSPSRTTDFALAANPYTLSGAVRNSFTRQGIFGATVQLVQGGQTRTANTDGNGAFSFSVPGGAASVRAYCAGFAAPEPVSLSVDGDKTLAFALDPNASILSGRTRDLSGTGIPGAMVIATPKAGTVRTALSDNQGYFELSLPAGDWILAGSAKGYASQTTRNFLLDVSKTVQGVDFSFAPNGSLINGRVTINGGGLAGALVVSGQASAATDNSGYYRLSVNTGTQSVSAAKEGYLIPKIWTLPINPGDSVANIDFAASGNAGTVKGHVLSGGAGVAGATVKAANKATRETFSQVSDGTGAYALSLPGADYELSAAKDGFALDALLVFSLPAGGTILDQNLKLVANQGIVSGTVASGSAVLSNCEVAYRGATDASSAGKTLTDPQGRYSLSLPAGAAYLLTTTCTGYQQGTATVAALTRGSAATQDFNVPAAGATFKGKVVDGAGKALSAAKATAAKDGASVSTASDFNGAYAFGLGAGAYGLTVSKAGYRTVNRSLSLSLGDNSGAADTLRPSVGRLAGRVTSDGAPVAGALLSLAGFSADAGGGLFATDADGHYSGDNLAAGSYSLSVSADGYADAKLASLTISDGQLTNADLVLTANRSALEGTVQADGVAAANAVVAATAYGVARSAVSGPDGKYRIDKLPAGTYSLSATLAGYAADKTYDGKGLTAGATLSGLDFALSRNVGSLAGTVSGAANSSGIQVTAVGVKKGARSYAVCDAAGKYSIPSLPADDYTLTVAAPGYKIASGTQSPVATVAGALRFDIALAPAVFRLAGVLVDQANTGIGGMPMELRAGSSTVRITTQSDGSYAFADVPAGQEYQLSCKPPTAGFDPKDTAFSLSLDAPATVIANLSTLSRQASLSGSVSLDGVAAEGALIRVNGSGNALTSLSQPGGFFKVSGIAGSAQPLSVSVSKSGAGGFDTSLIVNVGGSVAGLAIKLKTLKLSLAAILSSSEGKPLAGAKVVAASAKRLDTLVTGTDGKITVKDIPANQALTLATALDKDLYDNLEASVFLKEADTSIALQAKVHAASVTVSVKDRAGDPVDGADVQMNGQALGKTTQGRLVAAKLARGSYVFIAGKSGYKSGPAQSLSLPGDTSASVDLILTKVTGGVYGTVRDTGLDQAGPGGLAVATARSLPGAIVIMVAGTDTLRDTVNDLGQYSLDGLTEGRQYQINLALPGYRPLLDSIVGNVQPQARDLILRPFPGSVLGRVLGGKSGVKMVLSHRAGGGTETFLARYGGYYAFTGLQNRNDYVVQALDGTNGSPAVAFQADGALAKRFDPVLDAWGSVQGAVTGFSGNAVAGALLSARNTVTGALTLATSDAAGKYVLAGLGTGAYELTADRTGYRSPKASTANVTKGAQASADFRLEETVDGIGGLVADAAGRGVAATVILVAGKDTSKQETDGSGQFAFGGLVAGSYSLTARKDGYASPAPVTIAYGGKGLESRALALQRQDHLINGLVRDALTNTPLAGAQIGVAGGASAISDSLGHYQVASPSGVPLVSLAASLDGYLPRSGLPVYVDSNGSATQDIVLSADYRFDGRINVTVKEGKDPVPGLLISLQSFHPDDSLAFSISAAVASSFRDLRRPVPYTLKVKRDGYKDLVKGVELTAKSPTLDVTLAYPTSRIRVFMTGDGKHGKSVELSLNGQSLPEHPDTAGLYLSGAKLKPDRYEVAVRDRETDLIPLAPYFIGLGEDSVRTDTLSQPFFAVAIPDSTIDSPFLARVRRVDSLRPAPAVTCSLYYRSQGEPLWKSLAMDSTAGGFADTVPAQSRAGVYEYYFALRSPSGARVGVLSGGNASVAGLPTSYSGVQSPKTFSLRDPYLLQSFALLPQRLEADTSVYSLDARDLFQAQMRGEKGVSLDAYFDRKAAAGESDYTVSWSFSEPDRAKAAGLVLDPVSGNPRMIRFSGGHKPSDSVYRIESAVRMGDVRLKKSFYVKIQDLTPASVGIRYVKENRVLEENGATLPLDNRNAAGYAFAAFAKTADGRIFNILPRWSLGEDSAAGRITQQGVFFPDSAVARSAVMSIFDTLRVGATRTGEALYAAFQADADLMTLAQVAPASKGSTVVTNGEGAVLEFNLAGLSKAFTVSVTKPKVSGLLRSSPKEEVVGQILDIDLSERQPFKADSGAVLKLPVANGIARRRTTYLGHWNSGLLAWEKVDSASAGADVSGKVYSFSKYAVLMGSLPLGAYDITLAPNPFSADDPWGLQLGYKVSSDVSSQVGVRVEVYNMMGDKVYESEETQLGKGDLVTPGTKKAAPKSPERRAALGPFVWDGRDTRGDPCRNGRYLFKLIVKDGKGSKEYLRKVVMLK; via the coding sequence ATGGACCGAGGTCACCAATTCCCAGGGAAACTATTCCCTCGGGTTGCCCCGATCTCCGCGGCCCTCTCATCTTCGAGCCCGTCGCGCACGACCGACTTCGCCCTGGCCGCCAATCCGTACACCTTGTCCGGCGCCGTAAGGAATTCCTTCACCCGCCAAGGTATCTTCGGCGCTACGGTGCAACTGGTCCAAGGCGGGCAGACGCGCACGGCCAATACCGACGGCAACGGGGCCTTCTCCTTCTCCGTACCCGGGGGCGCGGCCTCCGTCCGCGCCTATTGCGCCGGTTTCGCGGCGCCGGAACCCGTCTCCCTCAGCGTGGACGGGGACAAGACCTTGGCCTTCGCCTTGGATCCGAATGCCTCCATCCTATCGGGCCGGACCCGGGATCTTTCCGGCACCGGCATCCCCGGCGCCATGGTCATAGCCACGCCCAAAGCGGGCACGGTGCGGACCGCGCTCAGCGACAATCAGGGATACTTCGAGCTTAGCCTCCCGGCGGGGGACTGGATCCTGGCGGGCTCCGCGAAGGGTTACGCCTCGCAAACCACGCGCAATTTCCTTCTCGACGTCTCCAAGACCGTGCAAGGCGTGGATTTCAGCTTCGCGCCGAACGGCTCTCTCATCAACGGGAGAGTAACCATAAATGGTGGTGGACTGGCGGGGGCATTGGTGGTTTCCGGGCAAGCTTCCGCCGCTACGGATAACTCCGGCTACTACCGCCTTTCCGTAAACACGGGAACCCAATCCGTTTCGGCCGCGAAGGAAGGCTACCTGATTCCGAAAATCTGGACCCTGCCCATCAATCCCGGGGATTCGGTGGCCAACATCGACTTCGCGGCATCGGGCAATGCCGGCACCGTGAAAGGCCACGTGCTATCGGGCGGGGCCGGAGTGGCGGGGGCGACGGTAAAGGCGGCGAACAAGGCCACCCGGGAAACCTTCTCCCAGGTTAGCGACGGGACCGGAGCCTATGCGCTTTCCCTGCCGGGGGCCGATTACGAATTATCCGCCGCCAAAGATGGCTTCGCCTTGGACGCCCTGCTCGTTTTCAGCTTACCGGCGGGCGGTACCATCCTGGATCAGAATCTTAAGCTCGTGGCGAATCAGGGCATCGTATCTGGGACCGTCGCTAGCGGTAGTGCGGTGTTGTCCAATTGCGAAGTCGCCTATCGCGGCGCGACGGATGCGTCTTCGGCGGGGAAAACCCTGACCGATCCGCAAGGCCGGTATTCGCTTTCCTTGCCGGCCGGGGCGGCTTACCTCCTCACTACGACTTGTACGGGATATCAGCAAGGGACCGCGACGGTCGCCGCCTTGACCCGCGGCTCGGCGGCGACGCAGGACTTCAATGTGCCGGCGGCCGGAGCCACCTTTAAGGGCAAGGTCGTGGACGGGGCGGGGAAGGCCTTATCCGCCGCCAAGGCAACGGCCGCGAAAGATGGCGCATCCGTCTCGACGGCTTCCGATTTCAACGGCGCCTACGCATTCGGGCTGGGAGCGGGCGCGTATGGGCTCACGGTTTCCAAGGCGGGTTATCGTACCGTGAACCGCTCCTTAAGCCTGTCATTAGGCGACAATTCGGGAGCGGCCGATACGTTGCGGCCCTCGGTGGGCCGCCTGGCGGGCAGGGTGACCTCGGACGGGGCTCCCGTAGCGGGGGCGTTACTGAGCCTGGCGGGTTTCTCGGCCGATGCGGGCGGAGGCCTGTTCGCCACCGACGCGGACGGCCATTATTCCGGGGACAACCTGGCCGCGGGATCCTATTCCCTTTCCGTTTCCGCCGACGGCTATGCGGACGCCAAGCTCGCCTCGCTCACGATTTCCGATGGGCAACTGACGAACGCCGATCTTGTCCTTACGGCCAACCGTTCCGCCTTGGAAGGCACGGTTCAGGCCGATGGAGTTGCGGCGGCGAATGCCGTCGTGGCGGCCACCGCCTACGGGGTGGCCCGCTCTGCGGTCAGCGGTCCCGATGGCAAGTACCGCATCGATAAGTTGCCGGCGGGCACCTACTCCTTATCGGCCACCCTAGCCGGCTACGCGGCGGATAAAACCTACGATGGCAAAGGATTGACGGCCGGCGCTACGCTCTCGGGTCTGGACTTCGCCTTGAGCCGCAACGTCGGAAGCCTTGCTGGAACGGTTTCCGGGGCCGCGAATTCCTCCGGCATCCAGGTAACGGCGGTAGGCGTCAAGAAGGGCGCGCGCAGCTATGCGGTTTGCGATGCGGCCGGGAAATATTCCATCCCATCCCTGCCCGCCGATGACTACACCCTGACCGTGGCCGCGCCCGGATACAAGATCGCCTCGGGAACCCAGTCCCCCGTGGCCACCGTCGCAGGCGCATTGCGGTTCGACATCGCCTTGGCCCCTGCCGTCTTCAGGTTGGCGGGCGTCCTGGTCGATCAGGCCAATACCGGCATCGGCGGGATGCCCATGGAATTGCGCGCCGGATCCTCCACGGTCCGGATCACCACCCAATCGGACGGGTCCTACGCATTCGCCGACGTTCCCGCGGGCCAGGAATACCAATTGTCCTGCAAACCCCCAACGGCCGGATTCGATCCCAAGGACACCGCTTTCTCCTTAAGCCTCGATGCCCCGGCCACCGTCATAGCCAACCTCAGCACCTTGTCGCGCCAAGCTAGTCTCTCCGGTTCGGTCAGCTTGGACGGCGTCGCCGCGGAAGGCGCGCTCATCCGGGTCAATGGCAGCGGCAACGCTCTTACGTCGCTTTCCCAGCCGGGGGGATTCTTCAAGGTATCCGGCATCGCCGGATCTGCGCAGCCTTTATCCGTATCCGTTTCCAAATCGGGGGCCGGCGGATTCGATACCTCCTTGATCGTGAACGTAGGGGGAAGCGTTGCCGGACTTGCCATTAAGCTGAAGACCCTGAAGTTGTCCTTGGCTGCGATCTTGTCGAGTTCAGAAGGCAAGCCGTTGGCAGGCGCGAAGGTAGTGGCGGCTTCCGCCAAACGCCTGGATACCTTGGTCACGGGAACGGACGGCAAGATCACCGTGAAAGACATTCCCGCCAACCAGGCGCTGACCTTGGCCACAGCCCTGGACAAGGATCTCTACGATAATTTGGAAGCATCCGTGTTCCTGAAAGAAGCGGATACCAGCATAGCCTTGCAAGCCAAGGTGCATGCCGCCAGCGTAACCGTGAGCGTGAAGGATCGGGCCGGCGATCCTGTGGACGGCGCCGACGTGCAAATGAACGGGCAGGCGCTGGGGAAGACTACCCAAGGCCGCCTCGTCGCCGCGAAGTTGGCGCGAGGCAGCTACGTATTCATCGCGGGCAAATCCGGGTACAAGAGCGGGCCCGCCCAATCCCTGTCCCTTCCGGGCGACACTTCGGCATCCGTTGATCTGATTTTGACCAAGGTGACCGGCGGCGTCTACGGTACCGTCCGCGATACCGGATTGGATCAGGCGGGACCCGGAGGACTTGCCGTGGCCACCGCGCGCTCCCTGCCAGGCGCCATCGTAATCATGGTCGCGGGAACGGATACCCTGCGCGATACCGTGAACGACCTGGGGCAATATTCGTTGGACGGCCTGACGGAGGGCCGCCAATACCAGATCAATCTGGCCTTGCCCGGATACCGTCCGCTACTCGATTCCATCGTCGGCAACGTCCAACCCCAAGCTCGCGACCTCATCCTTCGCCCCTTTCCGGGGTCGGTCCTGGGACGCGTGTTGGGCGGAAAGTCCGGGGTTAAGATGGTGCTTTCGCATCGGGCCGGAGGCGGGACGGAGACGTTCCTCGCGCGTTACGGGGGGTACTACGCCTTCACGGGCCTGCAAAACCGCAATGATTACGTGGTCCAGGCCTTGGATGGAACGAACGGTTCGCCCGCAGTGGCTTTCCAGGCCGATGGGGCCTTGGCCAAGCGTTTCGATCCGGTCCTCGATGCTTGGGGCTCGGTCCAAGGCGCGGTCACTGGCTTTTCCGGGAACGCGGTCGCGGGCGCCCTGCTCTCGGCCCGCAATACCGTAACGGGGGCCCTTACCCTGGCGACCTCCGATGCGGCGGGCAAGTACGTCCTGGCCGGCCTGGGAACCGGCGCATATGAACTCACTGCGGACCGGACGGGTTACCGTAGCCCTAAGGCCTCTACCGCGAACGTTACCAAAGGCGCCCAGGCGTCCGCCGATTTCCGGTTGGAAGAAACGGTGGATGGGATCGGCGGCCTGGTGGCGGATGCGGCCGGGCGGGGAGTGGCGGCGACGGTCATACTGGTCGCGGGCAAGGATACATCGAAGCAAGAAACCGACGGCAGCGGGCAATTCGCCTTCGGGGGACTCGTCGCAGGCAGCTATAGCTTGACGGCACGCAAGGACGGCTACGCGTCTCCGGCGCCGGTTACCATCGCTTATGGCGGCAAGGGCCTGGAGAGCCGTGCCTTGGCCTTGCAGCGGCAAGATCACCTTATCAATGGCCTGGTTCGGGATGCCTTGACCAACACTCCCTTGGCGGGAGCGCAAATCGGTGTCGCAGGAGGCGCATCCGCGATTTCCGATTCCCTCGGCCATTACCAGGTCGCGTCGCCCTCCGGAGTCCCACTGGTTTCCCTGGCGGCATCCCTGGACGGGTATCTGCCCCGGAGCGGATTGCCGGTTTATGTCGACTCCAACGGCTCCGCAACACAGGATATCGTTCTCTCGGCGGACTACCGTTTCGACGGTCGTATCAACGTGACCGTGAAGGAGGGCAAGGATCCGGTGCCGGGACTCCTCATCTCCCTGCAATCCTTCCATCCCGACGATTCCCTGGCCTTCTCGATCTCCGCGGCGGTCGCCAGTTCTTTCCGTGATCTGCGTCGCCCCGTTCCCTATACCCTCAAGGTGAAACGCGATGGCTACAAGGACTTGGTTAAGGGCGTCGAGCTCACCGCGAAGTCGCCGACCTTGGACGTAACCCTCGCGTATCCCACCAGCCGAATCCGCGTCTTCATGACCGGCGACGGGAAGCACGGCAAGAGCGTGGAGCTGTCCCTTAACGGCCAAAGCCTTCCCGAGCATCCGGATACCGCGGGACTTTACCTCAGCGGCGCCAAACTTAAACCTGATCGCTACGAAGTGGCCGTCCGGGATCGGGAAACCGATCTGATTCCCCTCGCGCCTTATTTCATCGGCCTGGGGGAAGATAGCGTGCGCACCGATACCTTGTCCCAGCCCTTTTTCGCCGTCGCCATCCCCGACTCCACCATCGACTCGCCGTTCCTGGCCCGCGTGCGCCGGGTGGATTCCCTGCGACCCGCTCCCGCCGTGACCTGCAGCCTCTACTATCGTTCCCAAGGCGAGCCTCTCTGGAAGTCCCTGGCGATGGATTCGACGGCCGGCGGCTTCGCGGATACCGTTCCGGCCCAAAGCCGGGCAGGCGTTTACGAATACTACTTCGCCCTGCGATCCCCCTCGGGCGCCCGCGTGGGCGTGCTTTCCGGCGGGAACGCTTCGGTGGCGGGTCTTCCCACGTCCTATTCCGGCGTCCAATCCCCTAAAACCTTCTCCTTGCGCGATCCGTACTTATTGCAGTCGTTCGCCCTCTTGCCCCAACGTCTGGAAGCGGACACCTCCGTGTATTCGCTGGATGCGCGCGATCTTTTCCAGGCGCAAATGCGCGGCGAGAAAGGCGTAAGCCTCGACGCTTATTTCGATCGCAAGGCCGCTGCGGGCGAATCCGATTACACCGTTTCCTGGTCGTTCTCGGAACCCGACCGCGCCAAGGCCGCCGGCCTCGTGCTCGATCCGGTTTCCGGCAATCCCAGGATGATCCGCTTCTCCGGCGGCCACAAGCCTTCGGACTCGGTATACCGGATCGAAAGCGCAGTGAGGATGGGGGATGTCCGGCTCAAGAAGTCCTTCTACGTAAAAATCCAAGACCTGACCCCGGCCTCCGTCGGCATCCGCTACGTGAAAGAAAACCGGGTCTTGGAAGAGAATGGCGCCACTCTCCCGCTGGATAATCGGAACGCTGCAGGCTATGCCTTCGCCGCCTTCGCCAAGACCGCGGATGGCCGCATCTTCAACATCCTTCCGCGCTGGTCCCTCGGGGAGGATTCGGCCGCGGGGCGGATCACCCAGCAAGGGGTGTTCTTCCCGGATTCCGCCGTGGCGCGCAGCGCCGTCATGAGCATCTTCGATACGCTCCGTGTCGGGGCCACCCGCACCGGGGAGGCCTTGTACGCGGCTTTCCAGGCGGACGCCGACTTGATGACCTTGGCCCAGGTGGCGCCGGCATCCAAAGGGAGCACCGTGGTCACCAACGGCGAAGGCGCCGTCCTCGAATTCAACCTGGCGGGGCTGAGCAAGGCTTTCACGGTCAGCGTTACCAAGCCCAAGGTGAGCGGCCTCTTGCGCTCTTCCCCCAAGGAAGAAGTCGTGGGCCAGATCCTCGACATCGATCTGAGCGAACGCCAGCCGTTCAAGGCCGATAGCGGGGCGGTGCTGAAGTTGCCCGTCGCCAATGGCATCGCCCGCCGCCGCACCACCTATCTGGGCCATTGGAACTCCGGGCTATTGGCTTGGGAAAAGGTCGACAGCGCATCGGCCGGCGCGGATGTTTCCGGCAAGGTCTATAGCTTTTCCAAATACGCGGTCCTAATGGGCAGTCTGCCGCTTGGCGCCTACGATATCACCTTGGCCCCCAATCCTTTCTCGGCGGACGATCCCTGGGGCCTGCAATTGGGCTACAAGGTTTCCTCCGACGTCTCCAGCCAAGTGGGCGTGCGGGTAGAGGTTTATAACATGATGGGCGACAAGGTGTACGAAAGCGAGGAAACCCAATTAGGCAAAGGGGACTTGGTGACGCCCGGAACCAAAAAGGCCGCGCCCAAATCGCCCGAGCGACGCGCGGCCCTGGGGCCTTTCGTCTGGGACGGCCGCGATACCCGGGGCGATCCCTGCCGTAACGGCCGCTATCTGTTCAAGCTAATCGTGAAGGATGGCAAGGGCAGCAAGGAATACCTGCGGAAAGTGGTGATGCTCAAATGA
- a CDS encoding methyltransferase, with the protein MSDDPALGLLEAAPTGEGRRVLLLGCAGSPALIEKYAARYGEVLCHADLQPAAAAVRDGGPVRVILGDQPCWAERPAGTMEDFLPEHRFPEGHFDRIVMRLGRGTASVNSALLESFRMLKVGGDLLAAAANQEGIKSFAKRAELHFGSGAMLALKHSCRLLRFLKNAPQPSDSIEDPGYYRSLRHTLAHPAGETAYRTKPGVFAYRGTDAGTALLARHVPDCTGLRVLDLCCGSGALGLAAFARGAADVLALDASATAIACGARNFAEAGLPGRVLCADAASAPAGQFDLVLANPPFHEGAATDYTLPARMIECIASALRDGGEAWVVANQFLDYAKPARARFPTVEIAARADGYLIHHMVLRP; encoded by the coding sequence ATGAGCGACGATCCGGCCCTGGGCCTGTTGGAGGCCGCCCCGACCGGCGAAGGCCGCCGGGTGCTGCTGCTCGGATGCGCCGGATCGCCGGCCTTGATCGAGAAGTATGCCGCGCGTTACGGCGAAGTCCTTTGCCATGCGGATCTGCAACCCGCCGCGGCCGCTGTCAGGGACGGCGGGCCGGTGCGGGTGATCCTTGGCGATCAGCCCTGCTGGGCCGAGCGTCCCGCCGGGACGATGGAGGATTTCCTCCCGGAGCACCGATTCCCTGAAGGCCATTTCGACCGCATCGTAATGCGGCTGGGTCGCGGAACCGCGAGCGTGAATTCGGCCTTGCTGGAGTCCTTCCGCATGCTCAAGGTTGGCGGGGATTTGTTGGCGGCGGCGGCCAACCAAGAAGGGATCAAGAGTTTCGCCAAACGGGCCGAACTCCATTTCGGAAGCGGGGCCATGCTCGCGCTCAAGCACTCCTGCCGCCTGCTGCGTTTCCTTAAGAACGCCCCACAACCTTCCGATTCGATCGAAGATCCCGGCTATTACCGTTCCTTACGCCATACCCTTGCGCATCCCGCCGGCGAAACGGCTTACCGGACCAAGCCGGGCGTGTTCGCATACCGCGGCACCGATGCGGGGACGGCGCTGCTGGCCCGGCACGTGCCGGATTGCACCGGGCTGCGGGTACTCGATCTTTGCTGCGGAAGCGGCGCCTTAGGGTTGGCAGCCTTCGCGCGCGGGGCCGCCGACGTACTCGCCCTCGACGCCAGCGCCACCGCCATCGCCTGCGGCGCCCGCAACTTCGCCGAAGCGGGCCTTCCCGGCCGGGTATTATGCGCCGATGCGGCTTCCGCTCCCGCCGGCCAGTTCGATCTCGTGCTCGCCAACCCGCCTTTCCATGAAGGCGCGGCCACCGACTATACCCTGCCCGCGCGCATGATCGAATGCATAGCTTCGGCATTGCGCGATGGCGGCGAAGCCTGGGTGGTGGCCAACCAATTCCTCGACTACGCCAAGCCGGCGCGGGCCCGTTTCCCCACCGTGGAGATCGCCGCGCGGGCGGACGGATACCTCATCCATCATATGGTTTTGCGCCCGTAA